CCGCATTCACAGTCGCACCCGGCTCCAGGGTCTCTGCCACAGCACGAGCCTTCACGTCGTCCGGCCAGCGCCGATGACCTGACCCGTAGATCTCGACGCCCAGAGATCTGAGAAACGAATTTGTCGCGCACATTGCGAAACGCACTCCACATCATGAGATGGGTATCACCTCGCAGTGCCGGAGCTCATCTACAACGTGGGGTGCAGCCGCCGCTTACGGTCCTTCCAGGCGCTTGACCCAGATTTCGTCGCCAACCAGATCGACTCTGTGCTCGAGGACGTGCGCATCGACGCGGTGAAGATCGGCATGATCGCCAACGCCGGGATCGCCCGCGCGGTGTCCGACCGGCTGCGCCATCACGCGGCGCGCAACATCGTGCTGGACCCGGTGATGGTGGCGAAAAGCGGTCACGCGCTGCTGGATCCCGAAGCGGTTTCGGCGCTGCGCGAGGCGCTGGTGCCTCTGGCCACGGTCATCACGCCGAACCTGCCCGAGGCCGCCGTCCTGCTGAACCGTCCCGACGACTGGACCGCCGCGACCATGACCGCCGCCCTGCCCGAACTCCTGTCTCTCGGCTCCGAGTACGTCCTGCTTAAAGGCGGGCATCTGGAGGGCGCGCACAGCACCGACCTGCTGGCCGGTCCCGAGGGTATCCAGACCCTGCGCGCGCCCCGCATCACCACGACCAACGATCACGGCACGGGCTGCACCTTGTCCTCGGCCATTTCCGCGCTCCTGCCGCATCACGACATGGCCGAGGCCGTGACCCGCGCCAAGGCCTACCTGCATGCGGCGCTGGCCCAAAGCGATGCGCTGGACGTGGGCCACGGGCACGGGCCGGTGCATCATTTCCACGCGCTCTGGGCGTCAGACGGTTAGCGCGTCGATCCTGTCCCTGAGGGCGCGGGCGGCGGCCTCGGGGTCGGGCTGGCCGCAGATGGCGGAAACCACGGCGACGCCCTGCGCGCCGGCCTTCAGGACCTGCGCCACGTGCTCGGCCTTCAGCCCGCCGATCGCCACGGCGGGCACCGGGCTGGCAGCAACCTGCGCCGCCAGCCCTTCGAAACCCACAGGCGCCTTGTGATCCAGCTTGGAAGGCGTGGCAAAGACCGGCCCCGCACCGATGTAGTCGACCAGCGCCGGATCGACGGCGGCGGCCAGCGCGGGTGTCTCGACCGACAGGCCCAGCACCATCGCCGGACCGATCCGGGCGCGGGCCTCGGTCACGGCCATGTCGCCCTGCCCGATGTGCAGCCCGTCCGCACCAATCGCAACGGCGGCCTCCACGTCGTCGTTCACGATCAGCACCACGCCGGTTCCGGCCAGCGCCGCCTTCAGTGCCCGGCCAGTCTCGATCATCCGCGCGGTGCCTGCCGCCTTGTCGCGCAGTTGCACAACCGTCGCCCCGCCCGCGACGGCAGCGCGGGCGGTTTCGACCAAGCCGACCCCGGCGCACAGGCCGGGATCAAGCACGAGGTAAAGCGAGAGGTCAGGGCAGCGCCTCACGCGGGAACCGCCGCGTCGTAAATCGCCGCCCTCGACAGGTCCGCCGGGGTGACCGCCGCCAGCGCATCGAGGAACCGGGGCGCAAAGCTGCCCGGCCCCGAGGCGCCCTCATCCGCCTTCGCCCCCGCAACGGCGAAATGCGCAAGCGCAGCGACGGCGGCGTCGAAGGCGTCTTCGGCCACCGCAGCATAGGCCCCGCAAAGGCAGGTCAGCGAACAGCCCAGGGCGGTGTTCATCGGCATGAAAGGCGAACCACCCTCGACCCGCACTGCGCGGGTGCCGTCGGTGACATAATCGACCTCGCCCGTCACGGCGACCACGGCACCGCTGCTGCGCGCCAGCCGACGCGCCCCCTCTTCCGCCGCCGCGACTGGATCACGCCCGTCGACGCCCTGCCCCTTGCTTGCCTCTCCGGCCAGCGACAGGATTTCCGAGGCATTGCCCCGGATGATCGTCGGGCGTTCGGCCACCAGCGCCTGCACAACCTCGCGGCGATAGGCCGTCGCCTGGCAGGCCACCGGATCCAGCACCCAGGGCCGCCACGCACCTCGCGCGCCCCGGATTGCAGCGTGCATTCCGGCGACGAAGGGCGGCGACAGGGTGCCGATATTCACCGTCACGGCTCCGGCAATCCCGGCGAATTCCTCGGCCTCCTCGACGTCGAAAACCATGGCGGGGCTGGCCCCCGCCGCCAGCATCACGTTGGCGGCGATGTTCATGGCGACGTAGTTGGTTATGCACTGCACCAGCGGCGGCGTGGCGCGCAGCGCGGTCAGAAGGGTGTCCGGTGCCTGGCTCATGCCTTGTCCTCCAGCGGGATATACAGGTCTCCGCCTTGGCGGAACTTCTCGGCCATGCGGGCCATGCCGTCCTTCTGCGCCTCGGCGCGGATGTCGTGGGAAATCCTCATCGAGCAGAATTTCGGTCCGCACATCGAACAGAAATGCGCGACCTTATGGGCCTCCTTCGGCAGGGTCTCGTCATGCATCGACCGAGCGGTTTCGGGATCGAGCGAGAGGTTGAACTGGTCCTCCCACCTGAATTCGAACCGTGCGCGGCTCAGCGCATCGTCGCGGATCTGTGCCGCCGGATGGCCTTTGGCGAGGTCCGCCGCATGGGCCGCGATCTTGTAGGTGATGACGCCCACCTTCACGTCGTCGCGGTCTGGCAGGCCCAGGTGTTCCTTCGGCGTCACGTAGCAAAGCATCGCCGTGCCGAACCAGCCGATCATCGCCGCGCCAATGCCGCTGGTGATATGATCGTATCCCGGCGCAATGTCCGTTGTGAGCGGCCCGAGCGTATAGAACGGCGCCTCGCCGCAGACCTGCAACTGCTTGTCCATGTTGGCCTTGATCTTGTGCATGGGCACATGGCCCGGCCCCTCGATCATCACCTGGCAATCCCGCGCCCAGGCGATCTGCGTCAGCTCTCCGAGGGTCTCAAGCTCGGCAAATTGCGCCTCGTCATTGGCATCCGCGATGGAACCGGGGCGCAGCCCGTCACCGAGCGAGAAGGACACGTCATAGGCGCGCGCGATCTCGCAGATCTCGTCGAAATGCTCGTACAGAAAACTTTGGCGGTTATGGTGCAGGCACCACTTTGCCATGATCGAGCCCCCGCGCGACACGATCCCCGTCACCCGGTTCACCGTCATCGGGATCATGTGCAGCCGCACACCTGCATGTATGGTGAAGTAATCCACCCCCTGCTCGGCCTGTTCGATCAGGGTGTCGCGAAAGACCTCCCAGCTCAGGTCCTCGGCGATGCCGCCGACCTTTTCCAGCGCCTGGTACAGCGGCACCGTGCCGATCGGGACCGGCGAGTTTCGCAGGATCCAGTCGCGGATGTTGTGGATGTTGCGCCCCGTCGACAGGTCCATGACCGTGTCGGCGCCCCATCTGGTCGCCCAGACCATCTTTTCCACTTCCTCGGCCATCGAGGAGGTCACCGCCGAGTTGCCGATATTGGCGTTGATCTTGACGAGGAAGTTCCGCCCGATCGCCATCGGCTCGGCCTCGGGATGGTTGATGTTCGCGGGGATGATCGCGCGGCCCTTGGCGATCTCGTCACGCACGAATTCCGGCGTGATGAAATCCGGAATTTCCGCACCGAAACTTTCGCCGTCGCGCGCCAATGTCTGTGCATGGGCCTCTGCCTGCGCCTTGCGCCCGAGGTTTTCGCGGATCGCGACGAATTCCATCTCGGGCGTGACGATGCCCGCGCGGGCATAGGCCATCTGGGTCACCGCCCGACCTTGCGTGGCGCGACGGGGCGCGTTGCGAACGGGAAACTCCGGCGTCAGTCGCGCGCCTTCGGCAAAGCCGTTGTCAGCCGGCTGCACATGGCGCCCGTCGTAGGTTTCGGTATCGCCACGGGCCGCGATCCAGCCCTCGCGCAGGCGCGGCAGGCCCCGGTCGATGGCGACCGTCGCCTCCGGGTCCGTATAGGGGCCCGAGCTGTCATAGACGGTGACGGGCGGTTCCCCGGCCGTGGGGTGCAGCTCGATCTCGCGCATGGGCACGCGGATATCGGGGTGACGGGTGCCCGCGTGCCAGACGCGGCGCGACGCGGGCAGCGGGCCCGTGGTGACGGTTGGGGTGAGATCTTTCATCGGTCGGAGCCTCCATAGCTCAAAGCGTTGGAGACCCAGTTCCGCGTCGAATGGGATTGCCGGTGTGGGAATAGCCCTCCACGAAAGTGGTCGGGGCCCGCGCGGCCAGTGCACCATCCCTACGCCAGTGTGAACTGGATCAGGTTCATCGGGTCACTGCGCTGCACGGGTGCCAGCAGTATCTCAGCCTCTTGTCGAGACCCCCCGGGTGAGTGCCCGCAG
This sequence is a window from Sulfitobacter alexandrii. Protein-coding genes within it:
- the thiD gene encoding bifunctional hydroxymethylpyrimidine kinase/phosphomethylpyrimidine kinase; this translates as MPELIYNVGCSRRLRSFQALDPDFVANQIDSVLEDVRIDAVKIGMIANAGIARAVSDRLRHHAARNIVLDPVMVAKSGHALLDPEAVSALREALVPLATVITPNLPEAAVLLNRPDDWTAATMTAALPELLSLGSEYVLLKGGHLEGAHSTDLLAGPEGIQTLRAPRITTTNDHGTGCTLSSAISALLPHHDMAEAVTRAKAYLHAALAQSDALDVGHGHGPVHHFHALWASDG
- the thiE gene encoding thiamine phosphate synthase, with the protein product MRRCPDLSLYLVLDPGLCAGVGLVETARAAVAGGATVVQLRDKAAGTARMIETGRALKAALAGTGVVLIVNDDVEAAVAIGADGLHIGQGDMAVTEARARIGPAMVLGLSVETPALAAAVDPALVDYIGAGPVFATPSKLDHKAPVGFEGLAAQVAASPVPAVAIGGLKAEHVAQVLKAGAQGVAVVSAICGQPDPEAAARALRDRIDALTV
- the thiM gene encoding hydroxyethylthiazole kinase, producing the protein MSQAPDTLLTALRATPPLVQCITNYVAMNIAANVMLAAGASPAMVFDVEEAEEFAGIAGAVTVNIGTLSPPFVAGMHAAIRGARGAWRPWVLDPVACQATAYRREVVQALVAERPTIIRGNASEILSLAGEASKGQGVDGRDPVAAAEEGARRLARSSGAVVAVTGEVDYVTDGTRAVRVEGGSPFMPMNTALGCSLTCLCGAYAAVAEDAFDAAVAALAHFAVAGAKADEGASGPGSFAPRFLDALAAVTPADLSRAAIYDAAVPA
- the thiC gene encoding phosphomethylpyrimidine synthase ThiC, producing the protein MKDLTPTVTTGPLPASRRVWHAGTRHPDIRVPMREIELHPTAGEPPVTVYDSSGPYTDPEATVAIDRGLPRLREGWIAARGDTETYDGRHVQPADNGFAEGARLTPEFPVRNAPRRATQGRAVTQMAYARAGIVTPEMEFVAIRENLGRKAQAEAHAQTLARDGESFGAEIPDFITPEFVRDEIAKGRAIIPANINHPEAEPMAIGRNFLVKINANIGNSAVTSSMAEEVEKMVWATRWGADTVMDLSTGRNIHNIRDWILRNSPVPIGTVPLYQALEKVGGIAEDLSWEVFRDTLIEQAEQGVDYFTIHAGVRLHMIPMTVNRVTGIVSRGGSIMAKWCLHHNRQSFLYEHFDEICEIARAYDVSFSLGDGLRPGSIADANDEAQFAELETLGELTQIAWARDCQVMIEGPGHVPMHKIKANMDKQLQVCGEAPFYTLGPLTTDIAPGYDHITSGIGAAMIGWFGTAMLCYVTPKEHLGLPDRDDVKVGVITYKIAAHAADLAKGHPAAQIRDDALSRARFEFRWEDQFNLSLDPETARSMHDETLPKEAHKVAHFCSMCGPKFCSMRISHDIRAEAQKDGMARMAEKFRQGGDLYIPLEDKA